The sequence ATTGCTATGCCCCTTACTGTTGAGGCGAGGGCTTTTGCCCAGTATGAATGGCTGAATTTTTCTTTTATCTCCTTCTCGCTTACTCCAAATGCCTCGCCACCTTTCTTTATTACTTTCCTTATCATTTTTTCCGCTAATCTGCAAGAAAAACAAGCCTTTTCTCTTTTGCCAACATATAGCTCAACCGCCACTTCTATACTGTTTTTGCCATCTTTTTTGCAGAATTTACTCATTGGCCTCAGCACACTCCTCGTTAAAGGATTACCTATTGTTTTCTCAAGTATGCTTATTGCGGTCTCTGTTTTCATATTCCCAGCCTTTCAATATATCTCAATGCCTCTTCAATTTTTTTAGCAAGCTTTGAAAATTTTTTCCTGTATGAAATTTTATTTCCGAATTCCCTCGCAATTTCTTTAAGCATAGTGGATGCTTTATTAATTTCATTTTCTATGATTTTTACAAAATCTATATTTGGAAAATATACAAATTTTCTCTCTTTCCTAACCTTTTCAATGTATCCCATCCTGTTCAAGTTATTAAGCGAATTTATTGTTGTTGAATATGCATATCCAGTTGAATTTGCTATTTCTTCTGCGGTAAGGCCATCTGAAGTCATTAGAGTTGCAAATATTGCGGATTCTATATCTTCAAAACCCAAGTGTTTGAGTAAATTCATCAATTTTTCTTTTATTTTTTTCATCATAGTTATGATATTTATCATATTTAAAATTTTTCATGGAAAATGAATCATAAGGCGAGGAAAAACAAAAATAAAAAATAAAAAAGGAGGAGATTAGCTGTATACAACTACATCATTGTATTCAATTTCTTCAACATTTCCCGCCATATCCACGCTGTAAAACTCTATTTCATATTTTCCATAGCCAGCAAGATTGAATAGATATATCTTTTCTCCTTTGTATTCTTTCCAGTTGAACAGCAAAATCCATTTTCCAATGCTTTCATTCCATTTCCATATTCTGTAGTATGTATGATTTACCGCAACATCATCAACACTTGCGAGTTTTATATATGTAGTTGCTGGTATGTAATGAATTATATATGATCCAAAGAATGTTACGTTTTTAACTTGCCCATAGAATACTTTTCTTGAAGAAGGTGGTGTTAAATCAGGAATAATATTCACAATGCATTCATCTTCATCAAATAGTCCATCATATGTTACATTTACTCTATTAACACTAATTCCTGTTTTAATTGCTTTTACATACACGTATATAATTTTTATTTCTCCAGCTGCAATTTTATCAAATTTCCATGTAAGCTCACTTCCATTTACAGTTGCATTTGGCTCTGCTTTTATGAATAGCAATTCATTGCTGAGAATATCTTTTACTGTAACATTTATTGCATCCCCATCACCTATGTTTCGAATGATTATTTCATATTTAATTTCATTGCCTTGCAAAACTTCTTCTTTATCAGCACTTTTTTCTATTTCAAGCAATGGATAAGCCATTATTGGAGGTGGATTTACTTTTGTTGATTCATTATAATTTGCATAGCTTTCATTGCATCTCGCTTCAACATTGTTGTAAATTATTTTTTCATAATCTATTGGCTTCACTTTTGCCTTTATTTCCAAAATTATCTGTTCTCCCGCTCTAATTATTGGAATATTCCATGTTATTTTATTTCCATTTATTGTTCCATTGCATTCAACTATTTCCAGCAATTCGTCAAATTCATCTTCTATAACAACGTTTCTTGCATCATCATTTCCGTAATTTGATATAAGAATTGTATAATTCAGCCAATCTCCTGCAGTAACTGGATCAATGCTATCATATTTAATAATGCTCAGTAAAGGA is a genomic window of Thermoplasmatales archaeon containing:
- a CDS encoding BlaI/MecI/CopY family transcriptional regulator; the encoded protein is MMKKIKEKLMNLLKHLGFEDIESAIFATLMTSDGLTAEEIANSTGYAYSTTINSLNNLNRMGYIEKVRKERKFVYFPNIDFVKIIENEINKASTMLKEIAREFGNKISYRKKFSKLAKKIEEALRYIERLGI